Below is a genomic region from Constrictibacter sp. MBR-5.
CCATTCACCTGCCCAAGTTCCGTCCGGCGAAAGGGTGATCCGGCCATGATGAAGCGTAAGAACATCGCCGTCGTCGGCGCCTCCGAGACCAGCCAACTCGGCAAGGTCCCCGGCATGTCGCAGCTCCAGCTGCACGCCGACGCCGCCCTCAACGCCATGGCCGACTGCGGCCTGAAGCCGTCCGACATCGACGGCATTGCCACGGCGCGCGAGATCCCGACAGAGCTCGCCCACTATCTCGGCATCGTTCCGACCTGGGTCGACGGCACGACGGTCGGCGGCTGCTCCTTCATGCTCCACGTCCGCCACGCCATCGCGGCGATCGAGTCCGGGCTGTGCAAGACCGTGCTCGTGACGCACGGCGAGAGCGGCAAGTCGATGATCGGCAAGCCCATCGTCGGCATCGGCCCGAGCCAGCTGGAGGGCCAGTTCCAGGCGCCCTACGGCACCTACGGACCGACGACGATGTTCACCATCCCGGCGCTCCGCTACATGAAGAAGTACAACATCGACGTGGAGAAGATCGCCAACGTCGCCGTCGTACAGCGCGAGTGGGCCGCCAAGCAGTCGCGCGCCTCGTTCCGCGACCCGATCACCGTCGACGACGTGCTGAACAGCCGGATGATCGCCTGGCCGTTCCGCATCCTGATGTGCTGCCTCGTCACAGACGGCGGCGGCGCCCTGATCCTGACCAGCGCCGACCGGGCCAAGGACTTCCCGACCAAGCCGGTCTACATCCTCGGTACCG
It encodes:
- a CDS encoding thiolase codes for the protein MMKRKNIAVVGASETSQLGKVPGMSQLQLHADAALNAMADCGLKPSDIDGIATAREIPTELAHYLGIVPTWVDGTTVGGCSFMLHVRHAIAAIESGLCKTVLVTHGESGKSMIGKPIVGIGPSQLEGQFQAPYGTYGPTTMFTIPALRYMKKYNIDVEKIANVAVVQREWAAKQSRASFRDPITVDDVLNSRMIAWPFRILMCCLVTDGGGALILTSADRAKDFPTKPVYILGTGESVETTMVSQMEDFTTSRAFRVAGKTAFDNAGIKHADVDHLMIYDAFAHLPLYGLEDLGFVGRGEAGDFIWERNTAPGGKLPLNTNGGGLSYMHSGMYGMYALQESVRQMRGTSEAQVPGAKISVCHGVGGMFAASGTVIFSNEPDVG